Proteins co-encoded in one Novosphingobium sp. PP1Y genomic window:
- a CDS encoding GFA family protein, with protein MSQTREGSCLCGSVRYEVDWPLAALVVCHCTHCQKQAGSAFSLVGVTAREGLHLTGELKTYEDSGTTGQTVYRQFCPQCGSPVLTDTPAAREQGIIFIKAGTLDSTEGLEPSLHYWCDSAHDWFAIPDGVQKLAKQ; from the coding sequence ATGTCGCAAACACGTGAAGGCAGCTGCTTGTGCGGCAGCGTGCGCTACGAAGTGGACTGGCCCCTCGCCGCCCTTGTCGTGTGCCACTGCACCCATTGCCAGAAGCAGGCGGGGAGCGCCTTTTCACTCGTGGGCGTTACCGCGCGCGAGGGTCTGCACCTTACCGGTGAACTGAAAACATACGAGGACAGCGGCACCACGGGCCAGACGGTCTATCGGCAATTCTGCCCGCAATGCGGCTCACCGGTGCTGACCGATACGCCCGCGGCCCGTGAACAGGGCATAATATTCATCAAGGCAGGGACGCTGGACAGCACCGAAGGGCTGGAGCCTTCGCTGCATTACTGGTGCGACAGCGCGCACGACTGGTTCGCGATACCCGACGGTGTCCAGAAGCTAGCGAAGCAGTAG
- the aroQ gene encoding type II 3-dehydroquinate dehydratase — protein MTSKLVYVLNGPNLNLLGQREPGIYGAQTLDDIAAMLVERGGELDCEIEMRQSNHEGHLVDWLHEAQAEGAHAVLLNAGAYTHTSIALLDAIRAIDTPVIEVHLSNPHKREEFRHKSWVGMAAKGTIAGFGANSYLLALEAVASL, from the coding sequence ATGACATCGAAGCTGGTCTATGTTCTGAACGGGCCCAACCTCAACCTGCTCGGCCAGCGCGAACCTGGAATCTACGGCGCCCAGACGTTGGATGACATCGCCGCGATGCTGGTCGAACGTGGGGGCGAACTCGATTGCGAAATCGAGATGCGCCAGTCGAACCATGAGGGTCATCTCGTCGACTGGCTGCACGAAGCACAGGCCGAGGGCGCGCACGCGGTGCTGCTGAACGCGGGTGCCTATACGCATACCTCCATCGCCCTGCTCGATGCGATCCGCGCGATCGATACGCCGGTCATCGAAGTGCACTTGTCCAACCCACACAAGCGGGAGGAATTTCGCCACAAATCATGGGTCGGCATGGCAGCCAAGGGGACGATCGCCGGCTTCGGTGCGAATAGCTACCTGCTCGCCCTGGAAGCTGTCGCCTCACTCTGA
- a CDS encoding Lrp/AsnC family transcriptional regulator, which produces MFNLDEIDRRLLAELQDEGRITNVELAQRVGLTAPPCLRRVRSLEEAGIIQGYHADLDASKLGFTITVFALVSLKSQAEEALRAFEEHMQGLPEVRECHMLNGEIDFILKIVSRDLQSFQEFLTSKLTPAPNVDSVKTSLTIRTSKNQPGVPLGG; this is translated from the coding sequence ATGTTCAATCTCGATGAAATCGACCGTCGACTGCTCGCCGAACTGCAGGACGAAGGACGCATCACCAATGTCGAGCTGGCTCAGCGCGTCGGGCTGACCGCGCCGCCGTGCTTGCGCCGCGTTCGCAGCCTTGAAGAAGCAGGTATCATCCAAGGCTATCACGCCGATCTCGACGCCTCCAAGCTTGGCTTCACGATCACCGTGTTTGCGCTCGTGAGTTTGAAGAGCCAGGCGGAAGAAGCGCTGCGGGCATTCGAGGAGCACATGCAGGGCCTGCCCGAAGTGCGCGAGTGCCACATGCTCAACGGCGAGATCGACTTCATCCTCAAGATCGTCAGCCGCGACCTGCAGAGCTTTCAGGAGTTCCTGACTTCCAAGCTCACGCCGGCGCCGAACGTGGACAGCGTCAAGACCTCGCTGACCATCCGAACCTCGAAGAACCAGCCCGGCGTCCCGTTGGGCGGCTGA